Proteins co-encoded in one Coregonus clupeaformis isolate EN_2021a chromosome 17, ASM2061545v1, whole genome shotgun sequence genomic window:
- the LOC121543095 gene encoding protein rapunzel-like: MASQLQKIIAEKKNVVETVMEVFEQGAEVVASIAGDLFPVFAIAAPIVKLALDNFESKEAVFMKEQFQKVRERLEVVSEEMQRINEEIKKSGADAAYFSVEENISNQFRKYMDILNAKPKFREVKKKLFMEHFVKTGGDKNLHTLYSAVTGDNFSGESVLEITLNYEEKSRRAMEDFCARLKKLFCIGLIALMGYTALKDCDDEEKLLQDWGEKMKEVQVKMNAVIEDCITSFPKQAELDSRRLVRDHSDLSNQQLADAILEKLKIKYDWVCWSVRIFSSPSGLFSNKKDIQCPTGKNRFQVPATNEKLNVVVSYSASPEPLNKAHIQQLIQGQKKLTVVGTAELLFKQLPGPCAVHTVKTCKDLAYAWSFAEELHYWEEHKNFYVCVHYN, from the coding sequence ATGGCCAGCCAGCTACAGAAGATCATAGCAGAGAAGAAGAACGTGGTAGAGACTGTAATGGAAGTGTTTGAACAGGGAGCTGAGGTGGTGGCCAGTATCGCAGGTGACCTCTTCCCTGTTTTCGCCATTGCTGCTCCCATCGTGAAATTGGCCCTGGACAATTTCGAGAGCAAGGAAGCTGTGTTCATGAAGGAGCAGTTCCAGAAAGTTCGCGAACGACTGGAGGTGGTTTCAGAGGAGATGCAGCGGATTAACGAGGAGATCAAGAAGAGCGGAGCAGACGCTGCCTACTTTTCTGTGGAGGAGAACATCTCCAACCAGTTCCGCAAGTACATGGACATCCTCAATGCCAAACCCAAGTTTCGTGAGGTCAAGAAGAAGCTTTTCATGGAGCATTTTGTCAAAACAGGTGGCGACAAAAACCTACATACCCTCTACAGTGCCGTGACGGGAGACAACTTCTCTGGAGAGTCAGTGTTGGAGATCACTCTTAACTATGAGGAGAAAAGTCGACGCGCAATGGAGGACTTCTGTGCCAGGTTGAAGAAACTCTTTTGCATTGGTCTCATCGCTCTGATGGGCTACACCGCTCTAAAGGATTGCGATGATGAAGAGAAGCTTCTTCAAGACTGGGGCGAAAAGATGAAGGAGGTACAGGTGAAAATGAATGCTGTCATTGAGGACTGCATCACCAGCTTCCCCAAGCAGGCTGAACTGGATTCCCGGAGGTTGGTTAGGGACCACTCTGACCTGAGCAACCAGCAGCTGGCTGATGCCATTTTGGAGAAGCTGAAAATAAAGTATGACTGGGTGTGCTGGTCTGTCCGTATATTCAGCTCCCCTTCGGGCCTGTTCTCCAACAAAAAAGACATCCAGTGCCCCACAGGGAAAAATCGCTTTCAGGTGCCAGCAACAAATGAGAAGCTGAATGTCGTGGTGTCCTACAGTGCCTCGCCCGAGCCTCTGAACAAGGCCCACATCCAGCAGCTGATCCAGGGTCAGAAGAAACTCACCGTAGTGGGTACAGCTGAGCTCCTGTTTAAGCAGTTGCCAGGTCCATGTGCAGTCCACACGGTCAAGACTTGCAAAGACCTGGCCTATGCCTGGAGCTTTGCCGAAGAGCTACACTACTGGGAGGAGCACAAGAACTTCTATGTTTGCGTTCACTACAATTGA